A portion of the Granulosicoccus antarcticus IMCC3135 genome contains these proteins:
- a CDS encoding peptidase M4: MDDSELLDKDRTLKFGKARKTRKKKSLKSAAASQVAETVAIKAPDESNAKVSNIEPSADHQPGESRLYVISPRIALAWCTRLHERTPDEPLYRRLRVYSINPGLTASDSGIAICKVPFEPLTTGPSGSVMEVSNRGVGDDTWSLADLEHPHVVMQDGYTPSLSDPRFHQQMVYAVAMETYDKFRVALGRNVAWAFARCRGDGDERRNRLLLRPHGAEEPNAWYDRAAGEIVFGYFKARESTPVVKKGVGNVFTSVSHDVIVHETSHALLDGLRAHFMLPSHPDVIAFHEAFADLVAVFQHFTVEGVVQSAIGKCRGRLQDADVLVNIAEEFGRGLDKKNKALRTLIDLPEDFTNRAPGTDSSPSILCYDDAGTEAHSLGRVLARAVFNAFLVVYERRTRRYLKLATAGSGELPPGDLGSGLQDILVSEVRSIANQFLCICIRAIDYCPPVDVRFGDYLRALITADFDVVPDDNLGYREAIIKAFGQRGIFGEGTSAMTEDELVWHSPDITLPVLEKLSFSSMEFDGDPAKPVSVAEMRRQAGALGFLVSQSKYAREFGLVSPESSAFKSGGYALPIIESVRSARRVGVNKEVTFDTVAEVVQVRHVSLPGGRSFSFFGGATVIVGPRGNIRYIIRKRVDDTEHRMQEQLDFMQKAGSSLWNQAGTHMIPRQDLAKMMCTHNV, translated from the coding sequence ATGGATGACAGCGAGCTGCTTGACAAAGACAGGACTCTCAAATTCGGCAAGGCGCGGAAAACGCGAAAGAAGAAATCCCTGAAATCAGCTGCGGCCAGCCAGGTAGCAGAGACTGTAGCTATTAAGGCGCCTGACGAATCGAATGCGAAAGTGTCCAATATCGAGCCATCTGCCGATCACCAACCCGGAGAAAGCCGGCTCTATGTCATCAGCCCCCGTATCGCTCTGGCATGGTGCACCCGATTACACGAACGTACCCCGGACGAACCACTGTATCGACGCCTCAGGGTCTATTCGATAAATCCTGGACTCACAGCCTCTGACAGCGGCATTGCCATATGCAAGGTTCCCTTTGAGCCCCTGACAACAGGCCCCAGTGGCTCTGTCATGGAAGTCAGTAACCGGGGCGTAGGTGACGACACATGGAGTTTGGCTGATCTTGAGCATCCACACGTCGTCATGCAGGACGGTTACACCCCCTCCTTATCGGACCCTCGTTTTCATCAGCAAATGGTATATGCCGTAGCGATGGAGACCTACGACAAATTCCGGGTAGCACTCGGCCGGAACGTAGCCTGGGCGTTTGCACGCTGTCGTGGTGATGGGGACGAGCGCCGTAATCGGCTACTGCTCAGGCCACACGGTGCCGAAGAACCCAATGCCTGGTACGACCGGGCTGCAGGCGAGATAGTGTTCGGCTATTTCAAAGCCCGAGAATCCACTCCCGTGGTCAAAAAGGGCGTTGGTAATGTTTTCACCAGTGTCTCGCATGATGTCATCGTGCATGAGACCAGCCATGCATTACTGGATGGATTGCGTGCTCATTTCATGCTGCCCAGCCACCCGGATGTGATCGCGTTTCATGAAGCATTTGCGGACCTGGTTGCGGTGTTCCAGCATTTTACTGTCGAGGGAGTTGTGCAATCAGCCATCGGCAAGTGTCGTGGTCGACTGCAGGATGCAGATGTACTGGTCAACATCGCCGAAGAGTTTGGGCGTGGCCTCGATAAAAAAAACAAGGCTTTACGTACTCTGATCGATTTACCCGAGGATTTTACCAACCGCGCACCCGGCACTGACTCATCGCCATCCATACTGTGCTATGACGATGCAGGCACTGAAGCACATAGCCTGGGACGGGTACTGGCCAGAGCCGTCTTCAATGCCTTTCTGGTGGTCTACGAACGTCGCACCAGACGCTACCTGAAACTGGCAACCGCCGGTAGCGGCGAATTACCGCCGGGTGATCTTGGCAGCGGACTACAGGACATTCTGGTGTCCGAAGTCAGAAGCATCGCCAACCAGTTCTTGTGCATCTGTATCCGCGCCATCGATTACTGCCCGCCCGTGGATGTGCGCTTCGGCGACTATCTGCGCGCCTTGATAACGGCAGATTTCGATGTCGTGCCTGATGACAATCTGGGTTACCGCGAGGCAATTATAAAAGCGTTTGGCCAACGCGGCATTTTTGGCGAAGGTACCTCCGCCATGACCGAAGACGAACTGGTCTGGCATTCACCCGATATCACTTTGCCAGTATTGGAAAAACTCAGTTTCAGCAGCATGGAATTCGACGGCGATCCAGCCAAACCCGTCAGTGTTGCAGAGATGCGACGACAGGCAGGCGCTCTCGGCTTTCTGGTTAGCCAGTCGAAATATGCACGTGAGTTCGGGCTTGTCAGCCCTGAGAGTAGCGCCTTCAAGTCCGGTGGTTATGCCTTGCCAATTATCGAGTCCGTACGTTCCGCACGCCGCGTCGGTGTAAATAAAGAAGTGACCTTCGACACCGTGGCCGAAGTCGTGCAAGTTCGGCATGTATCGTTGCCTGGTGGACGCTCTTTCAGTTTCTTTGGCGGCGCAACGGTCATCGTGGGCCCACGAGGCAATATTCGCTACATCATTCGCAAACGGGTCGATGACACTGAGCACCGCATGCAGGAACAGCTCGACTTCATGCAAAAAGCGGGCAGCTCACTGTGGAACCAGGCGGGTACCCATATGATCCCCCGGCAGGACCTGGCCAAGATGATGTGCACACACAACGTTTGA
- a CDS encoding hemerythrin domain-containing protein → MTTTIYERIIQDHTRHRELLNKLSETSGDSDDRQRAWNEFYYDVKSHAAAEEETFYSRLMADTDGQDDARHSVSEHKELDDIIGELHEMEFSSPVWLVKFKTLKHDYEHHMDEEESDIFEKAREVFDKEESGEIGKAFVKRKIAERELVDEKAEASLEE, encoded by the coding sequence ATGACTACGACTATTTACGAAAGAATCATTCAGGATCACACTCGCCATCGAGAGCTTCTGAACAAGCTCTCAGAAACATCCGGCGATAGTGATGATCGGCAGAGGGCTTGGAATGAATTCTATTACGATGTCAAGTCTCATGCTGCAGCTGAAGAGGAAACGTTCTACTCCCGGTTGATGGCTGACACAGATGGTCAGGATGATGCTCGTCATAGCGTCTCAGAGCATAAGGAGCTGGACGACATAATCGGCGAGTTGCACGAGATGGAGTTTTCCAGTCCGGTCTGGCTTGTCAAGTTCAAGACTCTCAAGCACGACTATGAGCACCATATGGATGAAGAGGAGAGCGATATCTTCGAAAAAGCCCGAGAGGTTTTTGATAAAGAAGAGTCAGGCGAGATTGGCAAAGCGTTTGTGAAACGCAAAATTGCAGAGCGTGAGCTGGTCGATGAGAAAGCTGAAGCGTCGCTCGAAGAGTGA
- a CDS encoding MarR family winged helix-turn-helix transcriptional regulator — MTANTNRPSVTDKEGELRIEEQVCFSLYSLSRAFTKQYSILLKKLGITYPQYLAMMVLWQGDGLSIQEMADHIELEQATATPLIQRLEKLGLVSRVRSTADERRVEVFLTSKGRALFKKARDIPRQMGCATDLSESNAKKLIKQTNKIKTFIKENN; from the coding sequence ATGACTGCAAACACCAATCGCCCTTCAGTCACTGACAAGGAAGGAGAATTACGTATAGAGGAGCAGGTGTGCTTTTCTCTGTATTCGCTGTCTAGAGCCTTTACCAAACAATACTCGATCTTGCTCAAGAAGCTGGGAATAACCTATCCACAGTATCTGGCCATGATGGTGCTCTGGCAAGGCGATGGCTTGTCCATTCAGGAGATGGCAGACCATATCGAACTGGAACAGGCAACCGCGACGCCACTAATTCAACGACTCGAAAAGCTTGGCCTGGTCTCGCGTGTTCGCAGCACTGCAGATGAAAGACGTGTTGAAGTTTTTCTGACAAGCAAAGGTCGCGCCTTGTTCAAGAAAGCACGAGACATTCCTCGCCAGATGGGATGTGCTACCGACTTGAGTGAATCAAATGCGAAAAAACTGATCAAACAAACGAACAAGATCAAGACTTTCATAAAAGAGAACAACTAA
- the glgX gene encoding glycogen debranching protein GlgX codes for MNQFSHQKPESKNHKRPRPWPGRPYPLGATFDGTGTNFAIFSEIAELVQLCLFDEDGNEHRIDIEEVDAFVWHIYLPDIQPGQHYGYRVHGPYDPGAGHRCQSEKLLIDPYARAIDGQIDGDESLYGYKFDSPDTLNSEDSAAHTMKSVVINPYFNWGHDRPPALEYHETIIYEAHVKGLTMTHPGVPEELRGTYAGLGHPVIIDHLVSLGITAIELMPVHQFVNDPILVDKGLSNYWGYNTIGFFAPHNDYAASNVAGQQVQEFKQMVKALHEHDIEVILDVVYNHTAEGNHLGPTLCFKGVDNSAYYRLVDDDKEHYYDTTGTGNSLLMRHPFVLQMIMDSLRYWVLEMHVDGFRFDLASTLARQFHEVDKLSVFFHLMQQDPVISQVKLIAEPWDVGEGGYQVGRFPALWTEWNGQYRDTVRDFWRGEPATLAEFASRLTGSSDLYEHSGRKPKASINFVTAHDGFTLSDLVSYNDKHNEANGEDGRDGDSHNRSWNSGEEGVSNEPAILALRARQQRNFLVTLLLSQGVPMISHGDETGRTQLGNNNAYCQDSPLAWVDWKLDEARTDLLKFARMLIKLRRDHPVFRRRRFLRGESGSCEPGEVAWFNAGGSRMEEGEWSQDQTLSLMVFLNGKKIAEPDSRGERVVDDSFLMIFNACPSSTEFTVPLELGAAWQRVLYTVHACEVEQHYVAGDVMSLEGHSTVLLMQQSTHS; via the coding sequence ATGAACCAGTTCAGTCACCAGAAACCAGAGTCTAAAAATCATAAACGTCCGCGCCCGTGGCCGGGCCGCCCATATCCGCTAGGCGCAACGTTTGATGGGACCGGTACTAATTTTGCCATCTTCTCCGAGATTGCCGAGCTGGTTCAGTTATGTCTGTTTGATGAAGATGGCAATGAACATCGTATCGATATAGAGGAGGTGGATGCCTTTGTCTGGCATATCTATTTACCGGATATTCAACCCGGGCAGCACTACGGTTATCGAGTTCATGGGCCGTATGATCCTGGCGCGGGGCATCGCTGTCAGAGTGAGAAGTTATTGATTGATCCTTATGCTCGTGCTATCGATGGTCAAATTGATGGTGACGAGTCTCTGTATGGCTACAAATTCGACTCTCCGGATACGCTCAACAGTGAGGATTCCGCGGCGCATACCATGAAGTCGGTAGTTATCAATCCGTACTTCAACTGGGGACATGACCGGCCACCCGCTCTCGAGTATCACGAGACGATCATCTACGAGGCACATGTAAAAGGCTTGACGATGACTCATCCAGGTGTGCCTGAGGAGTTGCGTGGCACCTATGCCGGCCTGGGTCATCCTGTCATTATTGACCACCTCGTCTCGTTGGGCATCACTGCCATTGAGTTGATGCCGGTGCATCAGTTTGTCAACGATCCGATTCTGGTTGACAAGGGTTTGTCCAATTATTGGGGATATAACACCATCGGCTTCTTTGCACCACACAACGATTATGCCGCATCCAATGTAGCGGGACAGCAGGTGCAGGAATTCAAGCAGATGGTCAAGGCGCTGCATGAGCATGACATCGAGGTCATACTCGATGTGGTCTACAACCATACAGCCGAGGGTAACCACCTGGGGCCGACTCTGTGTTTCAAGGGGGTCGACAACAGTGCCTATTATCGCCTGGTTGATGATGACAAGGAGCATTACTACGACACGACAGGGACGGGGAATTCACTACTGATGCGACACCCGTTTGTATTGCAGATGATCATGGATTCATTGCGATACTGGGTGCTGGAAATGCATGTAGACGGCTTTCGGTTCGATCTTGCTTCCACCCTGGCAAGACAATTCCACGAGGTTGATAAACTGTCAGTGTTCTTTCATCTCATGCAACAGGATCCGGTCATCAGCCAGGTAAAACTAATAGCAGAACCATGGGACGTTGGTGAAGGGGGATATCAAGTGGGCCGCTTTCCAGCCTTGTGGACTGAGTGGAATGGACAATACCGGGATACTGTCAGGGATTTCTGGCGTGGTGAGCCGGCAACTTTGGCAGAGTTTGCCAGTCGCCTCACTGGCTCATCCGATTTGTACGAACACAGTGGACGAAAACCCAAAGCATCAATCAATTTCGTAACCGCACACGATGGTTTCACGCTGTCAGATCTGGTGAGCTATAACGACAAGCACAATGAGGCCAACGGTGAGGACGGGCGTGATGGCGATAGTCACAACCGGTCCTGGAACTCAGGAGAAGAAGGTGTCAGCAATGAGCCTGCTATTCTCGCCTTGCGAGCGCGTCAACAACGCAACTTTCTGGTAACACTGCTGCTCTCACAAGGCGTTCCGATGATCAGTCACGGTGATGAAACGGGGCGAACGCAGTTGGGTAATAACAATGCCTATTGCCAGGATAGTCCGTTGGCATGGGTGGATTGGAAGCTTGATGAGGCGCGTACCGATTTACTGAAATTTGCCCGAATGCTGATCAAGCTGCGGCGAGACCATCCGGTATTTCGGCGGCGTCGGTTTCTTCGGGGGGAGAGTGGCAGTTGTGAGCCTGGCGAGGTAGCCTGGTTCAACGCGGGAGGAAGTCGCATGGAGGAGGGTGAGTGGAGTCAGGATCAAACGCTGTCCTTGATGGTTTTTCTGAACGGGAAAAAAATCGCGGAGCCAGACTCGAGAGGCGAGCGGGTGGTGGATGACAGTTTTCTCATGATATTCAATGCCTGTCCTTCAAGCACTGAATTTACTGTGCCGCTTGAGCTTGGCGCTGCATGGCAACGAGTGTTGTATACCGTTCATGCCTGCGAGGTTGAGCAGCACTATGTGGCGGGTGATGTCATGAGTCTGGAGGGCCATAGCACCGTACTGCTAATGCAGCAATCGACTCATTCTTGA
- a CDS encoding putative quinol monooxygenase has translation MIHVVAIITTEAGKRAEVLEAFAKIVPLVHAESGCIEYQPVTDADGAGSNQTPLGPDTFIVAEKWASMDELKAHSASDHMAEYARTVKGLIAGRKVHILN, from the coding sequence ATGATCCATGTAGTTGCAATCATCACAACCGAAGCTGGAAAGCGAGCCGAAGTGTTGGAGGCATTCGCGAAAATTGTGCCTCTGGTTCATGCCGAGTCAGGTTGCATTGAGTATCAACCCGTTACTGATGCCGATGGGGCAGGTTCCAATCAAACCCCATTGGGACCAGATACATTTATCGTTGCAGAAAAATGGGCCAGTATGGATGAGCTGAAAGCACATTCAGCCTCTGATCATATGGCTGAATATGCCAGGACCGTAAAGGGACTGATCGCAGGTAGAAAGGTTCATATACTGAACTGA
- a CDS encoding organic hydroperoxide resistance protein: MSVDVKYTTQARANGGRDGKAQTLDGAFSVNLTTPKELGGAGGEGNNPEQLFAAGYAACFLGAMKFVAGNEEGYCQVSAETTVTSAVGIGPRSEGGFGLEVSLEVDIPGAEKAEIDKLVKRAHEVCPYSNATRNNIDVKLSVA; encoded by the coding sequence ATGAGTGTTGACGTAAAATATACAACCCAAGCCCGTGCAAATGGCGGACGTGATGGTAAGGCGCAAACGCTGGATGGTGCCTTCAGCGTCAATCTGACTACCCCTAAAGAACTCGGTGGTGCTGGTGGCGAAGGCAACAACCCTGAGCAATTGTTCGCGGCGGGCTATGCCGCCTGTTTTCTGGGAGCCATGAAGTTCGTCGCTGGCAATGAGGAAGGCTACTGCCAGGTCTCTGCTGAGACGACAGTAACTTCCGCGGTGGGTATCGGCCCTCGTTCCGAGGGTGGTTTCGGATTGGAAGTCTCGTTGGAAGTTGATATTCCGGGCGCTGAGAAGGCAGAGATAGATAAATTGGTCAAACGTGCGCATGAGGTTTGCCCTTATTCGAACGCGACACGCAACAATATTGATGTCAAACTTTCAGTTGCGTAA
- a CDS encoding BON domain-containing protein, which produces MNKRTQMLGIVLATALSAGIGGAAYAAGSMTPEETAAELQQAFSLDADISQIVDATVRDGVIVLTGTVNDQQALDKVHAIIRDMEIDSSMIEDNVGKD; this is translated from the coding sequence ATGAACAAGCGTACACAGATGTTGGGTATCGTATTGGCGACAGCTTTGAGTGCCGGTATCGGCGGTGCTGCCTATGCGGCAGGTTCCATGACCCCGGAAGAAACTGCAGCCGAACTGCAACAGGCATTCTCATTGGATGCAGATATTTCCCAGATAGTTGACGCAACAGTCAGAGATGGTGTGATTGTGTTGACCGGTACGGTCAACGATCAGCAGGCGTTGGATAAGGTACATGCGATCATTCGTGACATGGAGATTGATAGCAGCATGATCGAGGACAATGTAGGGAAGGACTAA
- a CDS encoding hybrid sensor histidine kinase/response regulator codes for MFSSDSEKLFDLLSLAPDLAVLVTSSGGVVKSVNKAASDLFCKDKAELEGCHLLSTLVVPARLLSESFTDFASLAQQGLDVRLASNVDEHVSVRVIELEVTPVEFAVSFTRITLLQDSGLPQGSHPGTRDQAGLLLSVAEEISEFGCYSWDMVKDVLEWSDGLFRIFDIDRSDFSRTAEAFFNRLHPSDRGEFNEALTDAASGHGHFHSTERILRPNGDVRWMQSQGRMVFDSNGKPLKLTGICRDITEKVENGNELRMQIDDRKALESKLLQTQKLEAIGKLSSGIAHDFNNLLTVISSGCDFLQILPPEAMRDDARDLVQSIKEAGDRASELTSQLLLYSRSSTGQPQAVDLNAAVEQSREFLIRTLPKSISISLVLHPEAPILHIDPTQLQQIVLNLALNAKDAMPGGGQLAIETGVVMRASISSEDSGMIRYAVLQVVDTGTGVSEELRSRMFDPFYTTKPTGSGSGLGLSVVWGIVHAAGGTIEVESEIGTSTSFRIFLPISAHEEPVRVGTTDRVFAGGKTSILVIEDEAAVLAIVEAALRHAGFEVTGVTDPVEAIRLAANPAHRIDLLVTDVSMPTLSGPEVVKSIRGVRSATWLPVLFISGNDQHVLERTHGIRAEENNLIQKPFRIAALINKVEEVLSNAAQRDKH; via the coding sequence ATGTTCAGCTCTGACTCCGAAAAGTTGTTTGACCTGTTGTCTCTGGCACCTGATCTTGCGGTGCTGGTCACGAGTTCGGGTGGAGTCGTCAAGAGCGTTAACAAGGCGGCCAGTGATCTTTTTTGCAAGGACAAGGCTGAGCTGGAAGGGTGTCATCTTCTATCCACTCTGGTGGTGCCTGCTCGCCTTCTATCCGAGTCATTCACTGATTTTGCATCGCTTGCCCAGCAGGGGCTGGACGTGCGATTAGCGTCGAACGTGGATGAACACGTTTCGGTCAGAGTGATCGAACTGGAAGTGACGCCCGTCGAGTTTGCTGTGTCATTTACCAGAATTACCTTGCTCCAAGATTCTGGATTGCCGCAAGGCTCACACCCGGGTACGCGCGATCAGGCAGGGCTGTTGTTGTCGGTAGCTGAGGAGATTTCCGAGTTTGGCTGTTATAGCTGGGACATGGTTAAAGATGTGTTGGAATGGTCCGATGGCCTGTTTCGTATTTTCGATATTGATCGCAGTGACTTCTCCAGGACGGCTGAGGCATTTTTCAATCGACTGCATCCTTCAGATCGTGGTGAATTCAATGAGGCGCTTACTGATGCTGCAAGTGGTCATGGCCACTTTCATAGTACCGAGCGCATACTGAGGCCTAACGGGGATGTCCGCTGGATGCAAAGCCAGGGTCGGATGGTGTTCGACTCCAATGGCAAGCCGTTGAAGCTGACGGGTATCTGTCGTGATATCACAGAAAAAGTCGAGAACGGTAATGAGCTGCGAATGCAGATCGATGACCGAAAGGCGTTAGAGTCAAAGCTGCTGCAGACTCAGAAGCTGGAGGCTATTGGAAAGCTGAGTAGCGGGATCGCACATGATTTCAACAATCTGCTGACAGTCATCAGTTCCGGCTGCGATTTTCTGCAGATATTGCCACCGGAGGCCATGCGCGATGATGCTCGTGATCTGGTGCAGTCAATCAAGGAGGCAGGCGATCGCGCCAGTGAGCTGACTAGCCAGTTGCTTCTTTATAGCCGATCATCAACGGGCCAGCCCCAAGCGGTAGATCTTAACGCTGCGGTAGAGCAATCGAGGGAATTTCTGATACGTACCTTGCCCAAGAGTATCTCTATTTCACTGGTTCTTCATCCGGAAGCACCGATTCTGCATATAGATCCGACACAGCTCCAGCAGATAGTGCTGAACCTTGCCTTGAACGCCAAAGATGCCATGCCCGGTGGTGGGCAATTGGCGATAGAGACAGGGGTGGTCATGAGAGCATCGATATCCTCAGAAGACAGTGGCATGATTCGTTACGCGGTTCTGCAGGTCGTGGATACAGGTACCGGTGTATCCGAAGAACTGCGTTCACGTATGTTTGACCCCTTTTATACAACCAAGCCGACGGGTTCGGGTTCAGGTTTGGGATTGTCTGTGGTTTGGGGAATTGTTCATGCTGCGGGCGGGACTATCGAAGTAGAAAGTGAAATTGGCACAAGTACAAGTTTCCGTATCTTCCTGCCAATCAGCGCCCACGAGGAACCCGTGCGGGTTGGTACAACAGATAGAGTGTTCGCGGGAGGCAAAACCTCCATTCTGGTAATCGAAGACGAGGCAGCCGTATTGGCGATTGTCGAAGCTGCGCTACGGCATGCCGGTTTCGAGGTCACAGGCGTTACAGATCCGGTTGAGGCTATTCGTCTGGCAGCTAACCCGGCACATCGTATTGACTTGCTGGTTACAGATGTCAGTATGCCGACACTCAGCGGCCCCGAAGTGGTTAAGTCCATTCGTGGAGTTCGTTCAGCTACCTGGTTGCCAGTCCTGTTCATCAGCGGTAATGACCAGCATGTTCTGGAAAGAACGCATGGTATTCGTGCTGAAGAGAATAATCTGATACAGAAGCCGTTTCGTATCGCGGCTCTCATCAACAAGGTGGAAGAGGTTTTGTCGAATGCGGCGCAAAGAGATAAACACTAG